Sequence from the Longimicrobium sp. genome:
ATTGTTCAGCAACCTGGTGGGCAACGCGCTGAAGTTTACGCCGGCGGGGGGATCGGTGGAGATCGGGGCCGTGCAGGGCGCGGGGGCCGTGCGGTTCTGGGTGCGCGACACGGGTCCGGGGATCGAGCGCGACCACCTGCCTCGGCTGTTCGACCGCTTCTGGCAGGCACAGCGCGGGCGCGGCGCCGGCGCGGGCTTGGGGCTGGCCATCTCCCGCTCCATCGTCGAGGGCCATGGCGGCCAGATCTGGGCCGAAAGCGAACCCGGCCAGGGCAGCACCTTCTACTTTACGATTCCGGTGGCTCCCGCCGCCTGAGAAACGACGATCTCACGCGGAGGCGCGGAGAACGCGGAGAAACGGCGGAGTGCTCCGCGGTTTCTCTCCGCGTCCTCCGCGCCTCCGCGTGAACCCTGCGGTTTTTGCCTGGAGGAGGAATGGGTATCGGTACCGAGATCGGCTTCGTCCTGCTGCTGCTGGTGGCGAACGGCGTGTTCGCCATGAGCGAGATCGCCGTGGTTTCCGCGCGCAAGACGCGGCTTCAGCAGCGCGCCGAAAAGGGCGATGCTGCCGCGCGGCGCGCGCTGGAGCTGGCCGAAACTCCCGAACGCTTCCTCGCGACGGTGCAGGTGGGCATTACCCTGGTCGGTACGCTGGCCGGCGCCTTCGGCGGTGCGCGCATCGCCGAGCCGCTGGCCGAGACTCTCAAGGGGTATCCCGCCTTCGCTCCGTACGCCGACGGGCTGGCCATCACCCTGGTCGTGCTGGGCATCACCTACTTTTCGCTGATCATCGGCGAGCTGGTTCCCAAGCAGATCGGCCTGAACCATCCGGAGCGCATCGCCGCGATGGTGGCCGGGCCCATGAACGTGCTTTCGCGCATCGCCTCGCCGCTGGTGTGGGTGCTCACCGGGTCCACCGGCCTGGTGATGCGCATGCTGCGGCTGAAGGAAAGCGACGAGCCGCCGGTGACCGAGGCCGAGATCAACGTGCTGCTGGAGCAGGGCACGCAGGCGGGCGTGTTCGACGAGGAGGAGCAGGACCTGGTGGAGCGCGTCTTCTGGCTGGGCGACCAGCGCGTGGTGAACCTGATGACGCCGCGCCACCGGGTGAAGTGGCTGGACGTGAACGACGCGCCGGAAGCCAACCGCGCCCGCATGGTGGCGCAGCCGCTGACCCGCTACGTGCTCTGCGACGGCGAGTTGGACCGCGTGGTGGGGATCGTGGAGGCCAAGGACCTGTGGGCGGCCGGGCTTTCGGGCCAGCCGGTGGATGACCTTCGCGCATACCTCAAGCAGCCGCTGTTCGTCCCCGAGAGCACGCGCGCGCTCCGCGTGCTGGAGCTGTTCCGCGAGTCGGGCGTGCACCTGGCCGTGGTGGTGAACGAGTACGGCGGCACGGAGGGCGTGGTGACGCTGAACAACGTGCTCGAGGAGATCACCGGCGAGATGGGGGGGAGCGCGGCCACACCGTCGGTCGTGCGGCGAGACGACGGGTCGGTGCTGGTGGATGCGTCGCTTTCCATCGACGAGTTCCGCGAGGCCATGGACCTGCCCGAGCGCCGGGAGGACGACCGCGAGTACCGCACGGTGGGCGGCTTCATCTTCACGACGCTGGGCCACGTCCCGCGCCCGGGCGACCACTTCACCAGCGAGGGCCATCGCATGGAGGTCGTGGACATGGACGGCAACCGCATCGACAAGGTGCTCGTCATCCCGCCGCCGCGCACGCGGCATGAGAAGGAGTCGGCGGACGAGTAGGGGTTGGGAGCGGACGGACGGCGGGACGCGTCCTGAACGAAGCCGGCCGGCATCTCTCGCCACGGCGCCCCGTTGCGGCCGGTGGTGTTCCGCAGGGGGCATGGCGCTGGCGCTGTAGCGCCCCCATGTACCCGAGCGACGAGTTGAACGTCCGCATCGCCATCGCGCGAGCGAGGGTGCGCCAGCTGCAGCGGCGCACCGAGGAGCTGCGGCAGCGAGCCCGCGAGCTCGCCATGCCCGACGTACCACGCCCGCCCGCGCGACCTCCCTACCCGCTCCCGCCGCCGGACACAGCGGCCACAGTAGCGGATTGAGAGACACCGCGTTCCCGGCTGACGGTTCTCGCCGGAGGTCCCGTCAGTCTTGCGCAGACAGGAGCATGGCTGCTGGCAGTGCCACCCACTCCTCCGCCAAGGTCCGCAGTTCCACGAACTGAAGATCGTGCGGATCCAGTTGAAAATCGTGGCAGAGATCCGCCAGATCATCGGCAAATATCCTGTACCGCCGCCACACCTCCCCCGCCGAAAGCAGCAGCGCCGACCCGTCCAGCGACGTCGCCAGCCAGTTGCGGACGGCGCGGATCGCTTTCTCGGGATGGCCCTCGTGCGCCTTGATGTCCTGTCCGGAGATGTCGGAGCAGAACTTCTGAAAGCGGTATCGCTCGACGTCCAGGATCAGCGCCCGTTTTTTCTTCTGCTGCCCTGCGCCGAACTCCCGCGCGCCAAGAAAGAGACCCAGCTCGAAAGGCATGTTGAACCGGGGTAGCCCCGTCACAAGGTCGAGTTCCGTTCGTGAGATGTCGTGGATTCCCAGTTGCGAGTCGCGGATGATGCGCTGGATTTTCGCGATACGGACCTCACCGCCGTCATCCGCTTCGAGCGCGCACCTCGCCCGGAATCCGCAGGTGAGCACCGCGAACATCACCGCGCGGAAGAGCGGCTGGTACTCGTCATCGAACGGGCAGTTCAGGAAGATGTTCCGCTCATAGTCCCTGCTGGGGATCATGGCTCAGGGCCCCTCTCCAACGCTTCGACGCTGCTGGGCTCTCAACGCCTTCCGAGCCTCAGCCGCCTCGCGCCTCTTTGCGGCGGCCGCGGCTCGCTTTCTCTCACCTAGCCGAATGATCGCCGCGACCACCTCGTCGCGGTTGAGCCGGCCGGTATCATCTCCCCTCAACACCGTGGGATACTGCTTCTTCATCTTCGACCTCCGATCGATCAAGTGGACGCACGTTCTCCCCCAATGTATGTGCCTCCGATCTGGTGTGAAGGGGTCGAAAGAGAGCGCGGAAGTGTCTCCTGCGGCGTGAAATGACGTGGTGAGAGGCCGGAGGATCGTGGAGATCAGGTTCTCCGGGGACGATGCTATGGATGCGGGGCTCTCCGGATGGCGGGATTCGCATAGGAACAGGAAACGGCCCAGTTGTCACGCGTTGACGACTGGGCCGTTTCCGTCAGGGGCACCTACGCCAGCCGCACGATCAGGCCTTCATCGCCGCGGAGGCGGAGGGTGCGGTCGACTGGCTGGCCCTCGCTCCCTGGCAGCGTCCCGAGTTCTACCGTTCCCGATCCCCCGACACGTAGCGATGCCGGCTCGGAGCCCAGGTTCAGCGCGACCAGGAAGCGCGTTCCGCCGTGCGAGCGGGTAAAGGCGAGCACGCTTCCCTCCGCTTCCGCCGGGGCCCAGTAGCCGATGGAGAGCGCGGGCTCTCGCCGGCGCAGCGCCAGGAGGGCGCGGTGAAGCGTCAGCATGGACGCCGGGTCGCGCTCCTGAGCGCGCACGTTCACGCGCGAGCAGTCGGGTGAAAAGGGAAGCCACGGCTCCACGTCGGAGAAGCCCGCGTTTCGCGAGCCGTCCCACTGCATGGGCGTGCGGACGGGGTCGCGCCCCAGGCCACGGCCGGGGAGGTTCTTTTCCCACGGGTCCTGCACGCGTTCCGGGGGGATGTCGACGTTCCGCATTCCCAGTTCGTCGCCGTAGTAGATCGTTGGCGTGCCGCGCAGGGTGAGCAGCAGCATGGCCGCCACGCGCGCCTGGGCCGGGCCCACGCGGCTGGCCACGCGAGCGCGGTCGTGGTTGCCCAGCACCCAGTTGGGCCACGCGCCCGGGGGAAGGAGCGACTCGTACCGCCGGATCGCCGCGTCGATCACGCGTGCGTCCCACGGCAGCTTGATCAGCTGGAAGTTGTAGGGAAAGTGCACCCCCCGCCCGTCGCGGCCGTAGTAGGTAACGATCCGCTCCACCTCGTTGTAGATCTCGCCGATCATCACGCGGTCGCCGCCGTATCCATCCACCACGCCGCGCATCCGCTCGATCACCTCGTGGATCTCCGGCTGGTCCGACGAGTGCTCGTGAAGCAGCGCATCGTACGGGTCGTGAGAACCCTCGACGTACTTGGGATTCGCTGGATCGTCGCGGAACAGGTGGTCCTTGATCACCTTCTGCACGGCATCCACCCGCAGCCCGTCGGCGCCGCGGTCCAGCCAGAAGCGCACCACGTGGTGCATCGCCCGCTCCACGGCCGGGTTGCGCCAGTTGAGGACCGGCTGCTCGCGCAGAAAGGTGTGCAGGTAGTACTGGCGCGTGTGCGAATCCCACTCCCACGCGCTGCCGCCGAACGCGCTGCGCCAGTTGTTGGGCGGGCCGCCGCCGGGCGCGGGGTCTCGCCAGATGTACCAGTCGCGGCGCGGCGCCTCGCGCGACAGCCGCGACTCCAGGAACCAGGGGTGGCGGTTGGAGGTGTGGTTGGGGATGAAGTCCAGGATCACCCGGATGCCCCGCGCGTGCGCCTCGCGAACGACCGCGTCGAAGTCGACGATGCTGCCGAACACCTTGTCGACGGCTTCGTGGTCGGTGACGTCGTAGCCGAAGTCGCGCATGGGGGAGGGATAGAAGGGGCTGATCCACACCGCGTCCGCACCCAGCCACTTAAGGTAGTCCAGCCGCCGCAGGATCCCCGGCAGGTCGCCAACCCCGTCGCCGTTGCTGTCCTGGAACGAGCGCGGATAGATCTGGTAGATCACCCCGCTCTGCCACCACCGCGGCTCGCCCGCCTCCGGCACCCCCTCCACGACTTCCGTCATCACCCCTTACGACTCGTCGCCAGCTGCGGCAGCACGCGCTCGCCGAACACCTCGATGAAGCGCTCCTGCTGCTCGCGGTGCACGCAATGGAGGTTGATCTCCTCGAACCCCATCTCCACGTCTTCCGCCAGCCAGGCCAGGTGCTGCTCCACGTCGGCGGAGACGCGCATCTTCTGCTTCATGTCCTCGGGGCGCACGCACTCGCCCGCGGCGTCGAACTGCGAAGGAAGCCGCAGATCGGAAAGCACGGGGCTGGGCAGCTTCACCGTCTTCCACTGCTCCCACGCGCCGCGGGTCGCCTCCTCCTCCGTCCGGGCGAACGACAGCTGGGCCTGCAGGAAGATGGGCTTGCCCTCGCCGCCCCCGCGGCGGAAGGCGTCGATCATCTTCTGCATCGACTCGCGCGGCCCCACGACGGTGACCAGGCCGTCGGCCCAGCCGCCCATCCACTCCGCCGTCTCGGGCGAGAGCGCCGGGCCGATGATCTTCGGCGGCTCCGCGGGGCGTGAGTACAGCTTCGCTTCCTCGACCACCACGAGCCCGCGGTGCGTCACCGTCTCCCCCGCCCACAACGCGCGGACGACGTCGATGGCTTCCCGCAGCCGCGCGTTGCGCTCGGCCTTGGGGGGCCAGCGTTCGCCCACGATCCCCTCGTTCAGCAGTTCGCCGCTGCCGGGGGCGATCCAGAACCGGCAGGGGAACATCTCCGCCAGCGTGGCGGACGCCTGGGCGATGATGGCCGGATTGTACCGCCATCCACCCGGCACGGTGACCACGCCGAACGAGAGCGACGTCGCCTGCAGCGCCGCGCCCAGCCAGCTCCACGCGAACCCGCTGTGGCCCTGGCCTTCGCCCCAGGGGTGAAAGTGGTCCGACGACATGCCGCTCTGGAAGCCGGCCTGCTCCGCCTGCTGTACGTACTTCAGCAGGCGGCTGGGCGCGTACTGCTCGTGGCTGGCGTGGTAGCCGATGCGGGCCATCAGCGCGTGCTCGTCTTGCCTGTGATGGCGATTACCTCGCCCGAGATGTAGCGCGCGTCCGAGGATGCCAGGTAGACGTACGCCGTGGCGATCTCCACCGGCTGCGCGGGCCGCTTCCACATCGTATCCTCCCCGAACTTTGCCACGTGCTCCGGCTCCAGCGTCGCCGGGATCAGCGGGGTCCACACGGGCCCGGGCGCCACGCAGTTCACGCGGATGCCGTCGTCGGAAACGCTCTGCGCCAGCGTCTTGGTAAAGGTGTGGATGGCGCCCTTGGTGGCCGAGTAGTCGATGAGCCCGACGTTGCCCTCCATGGCCGTGATCGAGCCGGTGTTGATGATGCAGGCGCCGGCCTTCATGTGCTTGAGCGCGGCCTGGGCCATGTAGATGTAACCGTAGATGTTGGTGCGGAAGGTACGGTCCAGCTGCTCTTCGGTGATCTCGTGGATGGACGGCTGCTCCATCTGGTACGCGGCGTTGTTCACCAGGATATCGAGGCGCCCGAACTCCTTGGCCGCGGCCTGCACGAAATCGAAGCACGCCTGCCGTTCGCGCACGTCCATCCGCTGGACCAGGCAGCGCCGGCCCGCGGCCTCTACCTGCCGCTTCGTTTCCTCCGCGTCTTCGTCCTCGTCCTCGCTCAGGTAGCTGATGGCCACGTCGGCGCCTTCCTTGGCGAACGCGATGGCCACCGCCCGCCCGATGCCGCTGTCTCCGCCGGTGATGACGGCGGCCAGCCCCTCGAGCTTTCCGCAGCCCGTGTAGCTTTCCTCGCCGTGGTCGGCGCCCGGCTTCATGTCGTGATCGGTGCCGGGGTACGGCTGGTCGGTGTCCTTCTTCGACACCTTGGGCCCGGACAGGGGATCGCGGTCCAGCATGGTTTCGTAACTCCTGTTCGGAGTGTGTGTTGGCGAAAATCGGGAGCGGGACCGTTTGCAGGGACCGTACCCGGACGAGCGCAGAGAAAAACATTTCACGCAGAGGACGCAGAGAAAACGGAGAGGACGCAGAGGAGTCCGTGGCTGCCCTCTGCGTCCTCTCCTTCCCCTTCGCGTCCTCTGCGTGAAACTGTTGTTCGGATGCCGAACCCACGCACCGCCCTGAGTAGTGCTCATTCCGAACGTACGTCCGTCTGGCGCCAGCACTGGGTTCGGTGTAAGCTACGAGGAATTCGCCCCCCAGCCACCCGGGGCAGCAGCCTTCTCCCCCCTCAGGAGGCAGGAATGAGCGACCGTCCGTGGGTTTCGCACTACGCGCCCGGCTCCACGCCCGACATCCAACCCATCCCGTACAAGCACCTGCCCGACATGGTGCGGCAGCAGTCGGCCCGCTACGCCACCACCCCCGCGTTCACGCAGGTGATGCCCAACGGCATGGCGGGCGTGCTCACGTATGAACAGACGGAGCGCTTTTCCGACGAGTTCGCGGCCTACCTGCGCGAAACGCTGAAGCTGAAGGCGGGCGACCGGGTGGCCATCCAGATGCCCAACTCGCTCGCCTACCCCGTGGTGCTGTTCGGCGTGCTCAAGGCCGGGTGCGTGGCGGTGAACACCAACCCGCTGTACACGCCGCCGGAGATGATTCACCAGTTCAGCGACTCGGGGGCGCGGGTGCTGGTGATCAGCGACCTGTTCGCCGACCGTCTGCCCCCCGTGCTGCCCAAGACTAGGGTGGAAACGGTGGTCACGGTGCGCATCACCGAGTGGTTCTCGGCGCTGCAGGGCACGCTGATCCGCGCGGTGCTCAAGTACGCCAAGAAGCAGCTTCCGCCCACGACCGTTCCGCACACCACCTTCCAGGCGGCGCTCAAGGCGGGCCGGGCGGCGCTCGCGTCGGGCACGGACACGCGGAAGTACCTGGACGGCGTGAAGCTCGACGACCTGGCGGCGCTGCAGTACACGGGCGGCACCACGGGCGTCTCCAAGGGGGCCATGCTTTCGCACCGCAACCTGCTTGCGAACACGGCCCAGATGATCGAGATGAACGCCGAGTACCTGAAGGCCGGGCAGGAGTCCATCCTGACGGCGCTTCCGCTGTACCACATCTTTGCGTTCACCGTCAACCTGCTGCTCTTCTACCAGATCGGCGGGCACAACGTGCTGATCCCCAGCCCGCGGCCGCCCAGCAACCTCCAGAAGCCGCTGGCGAAGTTCAAGATCTCATGGTTCTCGGGGGTGAACACGCTCTTCAACGCCCTCGCGAACGAGGAGTGGTTCCGGCAGAGCCCGCCCAAGCTCAAGCTGTCCGTGGCCGGCGGGATGGCGCTGCACGGCTCCGTGGCCAAGCGCTGGCAGGAGGTCGTCGGCACGCCTGTCGTCGAGGGCTACGGCCTGACGGAGGCCTCGCCGGTGGTCAGCTTCAACCCCGTGCACAAGGTCAAGGAAGGGACGATCGGGATTCCGCTTCCCTCCACCTGGGTGCGCTGCGTGGACGAGTCCGGCGCCGACGTGCCGCTGGGGCAGCCGGGCGAGCTGATCTGCAAGGGCGACCAGGTGATGCTGGGCTACTGGCAGCGGCCGGAGGAAACGGCCAAGGTGCTGCGCGACGGGTGGCTGTTCACGGGCGACGTGGCGCTGATGGACGAGGATGGATACTTCAAGATCGTCGACCGCAAGAAGGACATGATCCTGGTCAGCGGCTTCAACGTGTATCCCAACGAGGTGGAAGAGGTGGCGGCCGGGCACCCGGGCGTGCTCGAGGTGGCGGTGATCGGCGTGCCCGACGAGCACTCGGGCGAGGCGGTGAAGGCGTTCGTGGTCAAGAAGGACGCGTCGCTGACCGAGGATGCGCTGATCAAGCACTGCCGCGAGTCGCTGGCGGGGTACAAGGTGCCGCGCCAGGTGGAGTTCCGCAGCGAGCTGCCCAAGAGCCCCATTGGCAAGATCATCCGCAAGGACCTGCGCGCCCCCGGCGCCGCGCCGACGGCGGCCAAGATCTAGCACGGACACGCTCCACAACCGAGACCGCGCCGGGACGAGGCATCGTCCCTGCGCGGTCTTTCGTTCACAGCCACAGAGCCTGTCATCCAGAGGCCCACGCGTGCGACCC
This genomic interval carries:
- a CDS encoding ATP-binding protein, whose amino-acid sequence is LFSNLVGNALKFTPAGGSVEIGAVQGAGAVRFWVRDTGPGIERDHLPRLFDRFWQAQRGRGAGAGLGLAISRSIVEGHGGQIWAESEPGQGSTFYFTIPVAPAA
- a CDS encoding hemolysin family protein gives rise to the protein MGIGTEIGFVLLLLVANGVFAMSEIAVVSARKTRLQQRAEKGDAAARRALELAETPERFLATVQVGITLVGTLAGAFGGARIAEPLAETLKGYPAFAPYADGLAITLVVLGITYFSLIIGELVPKQIGLNHPERIAAMVAGPMNVLSRIASPLVWVLTGSTGLVMRMLRLKESDEPPVTEAEINVLLEQGTQAGVFDEEEQDLVERVFWLGDQRVVNLMTPRHRVKWLDVNDAPEANRARMVAQPLTRYVLCDGELDRVVGIVEAKDLWAAGLSGQPVDDLRAYLKQPLFVPESTRALRVLELFRESGVHLAVVVNEYGGTEGVVTLNNVLEEITGEMGGSAATPSVVRRDDGSVLVDASLSIDEFREAMDLPERREDDREYRTVGGFIFTTLGHVPRPGDHFTSEGHRMEVVDMDGNRIDKVLVIPPPRTRHEKESADE
- a CDS encoding alpha-amylase family glycosyl hydrolase, with the protein product MTEVVEGVPEAGEPRWWQSGVIYQIYPRSFQDSNGDGVGDLPGILRRLDYLKWLGADAVWISPFYPSPMRDFGYDVTDHEAVDKVFGSIVDFDAVVREAHARGIRVILDFIPNHTSNRHPWFLESRLSREAPRRDWYIWRDPAPGGGPPNNWRSAFGGSAWEWDSHTRQYYLHTFLREQPVLNWRNPAVERAMHHVVRFWLDRGADGLRVDAVQKVIKDHLFRDDPANPKYVEGSHDPYDALLHEHSSDQPEIHEVIERMRGVVDGYGGDRVMIGEIYNEVERIVTYYGRDGRGVHFPYNFQLIKLPWDARVIDAAIRRYESLLPPGAWPNWVLGNHDRARVASRVGPAQARVAAMLLLTLRGTPTIYYGDELGMRNVDIPPERVQDPWEKNLPGRGLGRDPVRTPMQWDGSRNAGFSDVEPWLPFSPDCSRVNVRAQERDPASMLTLHRALLALRRREPALSIGYWAPAEAEGSVLAFTRSHGGTRFLVALNLGSEPASLRVGGSGTVELGTLPGSEGQPVDRTLRLRGDEGLIVRLA
- a CDS encoding TIGR03885 family FMN-dependent LLM class oxidoreductase, with translation MARIGYHASHEQYAPSRLLKYVQQAEQAGFQSGMSSDHFHPWGEGQGHSGFAWSWLGAALQATSLSFGVVTVPGGWRYNPAIIAQASATLAEMFPCRFWIAPGSGELLNEGIVGERWPPKAERNARLREAIDVVRALWAGETVTHRGLVVVEEAKLYSRPAEPPKIIGPALSPETAEWMGGWADGLVTVVGPRESMQKMIDAFRRGGGEGKPIFLQAQLSFARTEEEATRGAWEQWKTVKLPSPVLSDLRLPSQFDAAGECVRPEDMKQKMRVSADVEQHLAWLAEDVEMGFEEINLHCVHREQQERFIEVFGERVLPQLATSRKG
- a CDS encoding SDR family oxidoreductase, with translation MLDRDPLSGPKVSKKDTDQPYPGTDHDMKPGADHGEESYTGCGKLEGLAAVITGGDSGIGRAVAIAFAKEGADVAISYLSEDEDEDAEETKRQVEAAGRRCLVQRMDVRERQACFDFVQAAAKEFGRLDILVNNAAYQMEQPSIHEITEEQLDRTFRTNIYGYIYMAQAALKHMKAGACIINTGSITAMEGNVGLIDYSATKGAIHTFTKTLAQSVSDDGIRVNCVAPGPVWTPLIPATLEPEHVAKFGEDTMWKRPAQPVEIATAYVYLASSDARYISGEVIAITGKTSTR
- a CDS encoding AMP-binding protein, whose translation is MSDRPWVSHYAPGSTPDIQPIPYKHLPDMVRQQSARYATTPAFTQVMPNGMAGVLTYEQTERFSDEFAAYLRETLKLKAGDRVAIQMPNSLAYPVVLFGVLKAGCVAVNTNPLYTPPEMIHQFSDSGARVLVISDLFADRLPPVLPKTRVETVVTVRITEWFSALQGTLIRAVLKYAKKQLPPTTVPHTTFQAALKAGRAALASGTDTRKYLDGVKLDDLAALQYTGGTTGVSKGAMLSHRNLLANTAQMIEMNAEYLKAGQESILTALPLYHIFAFTVNLLLFYQIGGHNVLIPSPRPPSNLQKPLAKFKISWFSGVNTLFNALANEEWFRQSPPKLKLSVAGGMALHGSVAKRWQEVVGTPVVEGYGLTEASPVVSFNPVHKVKEGTIGIPLPSTWVRCVDESGADVPLGQPGELICKGDQVMLGYWQRPEETAKVLRDGWLFTGDVALMDEDGYFKIVDRKKDMILVSGFNVYPNEVEEVAAGHPGVLEVAVIGVPDEHSGEAVKAFVVKKDASLTEDALIKHCRESLAGYKVPRQVEFRSELPKSPIGKIIRKDLRAPGAAPTAAKI